The nucleotide window TGCATTTCCTGCAGAAGGCAGATGGCGAAGGAATAGGCGATGGAATAGCAGGAGCCGGAGCTCATCGTGTAGATGACCGGTTCGCGCTTGTAGGATTCAGCCCAGGCCTTTGCACCGTCTGCATGGGCAGCTTTGACTTTTTCTGCCTTGTCATGAAGCGTCGGGATTGCCTTTTGGGCGAGGTCGAACTTGGTGTTGCCTTCGAGCTCTTTTAGGGAGCCAAGAACCAGCTGTACCAATAGGATGGCATTGTGTTTTTCGCCAACGGTCAGCGGGTCGAATTCATAGTAGATGGACTGTTCGGCAGCTTCGTCCAGCTCGGATTCCGGTTTGTGGGTGAAGGCAATGGTCAGGGCGCCAGCTTCACGGGCATAACGAGTTGCTGCAATGGTTTCCGGGGTGTTGCCGGAATGGGAGCAGGTCACAACGACAGAGTTCTTGCCAAGACGAACCGGAGCGCGAGCGAGGAATTCTGCGGAGCTGTAGGAGTAGGCGGCAATGCCTTTTGCTTCGCGGTCCATGATGTACTGACCCTGCATCAGCAGGGCGTTGGAACCACCGCAGGCAACGAAATAGAATTCAGTGACCTTTTCGCGGGCGGCGACGGCGGCGATTGCCTCTTCGAGGCCTGTTTTTTTTACTTGATCATTCATGGCGGGATCCTTATGACGTTATATGACGTCCTATTATTTATTCCGTTGTTGACGGATGAGTCAACATGGGTTTTGTGTTTGTCGCCGGAAAAAGCCGAAAAAAGAGCCGCACGGTTTCGTGATGGCTTTCCATTCGGTTAATCTGGTGGGTAATGTGATCGCGGCGTCAGTCAGGGCAGGTGCAATGCCTGATGTCCCGTGCCGTGCGATCAGGTGGTGCGGTGCCTGAACAGGGGCCGACAGAATGAAAGTCCCGGCTTCAGACAGCCGAAAGTGAGAGTTAAGCGATTGTCCGAGAATTCCAATCCACTTGCCAAGAATGCAGCGGCCCCGCTCTACGAACAGCTCAAGTTCGCGATCAAGGAAATGATTTCTTCGCGTGCGCTGGGGCCGGGTGATGCCATTCCCACGGAAACGGAACTGTGCAAGCAATATGACGTCAGCCGTATCACTGTGCGCCGGGCGATCACGGAGCTGGAAGCCGAGGGCGTTCTTGAGAAGCGGCATGGCAAGGGCACTTTCGTCACGCTGCCCAAGATGGAAACCAGCCTGCTCAATCTGGGGGGCTTTTCGGAGAGCTTTGCGCTGCGGCGCTATCGCGTCGAAAAGACGATACTCGAGATGAGCGAGGAAGCGGCGGACGAGGACCTCGGAGCAAGGCTTGGCATTGCGCCATCGGCGGCGGTGCTGCATATCAGCCGCCTGATCACGACCGACGGGACGCCGATGACGATCGAAAGCTCCTATTTCTCGCTGGATCTGTTCCCTGGTCTGATGAATGAAATTCATGATGACACGTCGCTCTACAGCCTGTTGCAGACCAGATATGGTTGCGAGGTGAAACATGCCAAACGGGTTATCAATTGCCGGGTGGCGACACCGAAGGAGTGTGGCATCTTCCGCTGTACCAGCGGAGACATCATGTTCGAGGTTGAAAAAACCGTGTATGGCGAAGACCGGTCGGTCCCGCTGCAATATTCGAAGCTGTTGACGCCGAGTGCCCGGATGAATCTGGTCATCGAGATCTGACAAACGGCCATGCGAACGGGGGCGCAGAAGCGGACGGGTGTCTGCCTTTGCGCTGGCGCATGGGCATCTGTGGCAGGTCTTTTGAAGCGGATCATTCCCGGTCCTGTTGCTTTCTGATCTGATCTGATGTCTGTCCTGACCGCAATTCGGCAAGGTGTTCTGCCAGTCGCCCGACTGGTGCCTGCCGGGCTTTCCTGCAGAGCGCGCGGAGTGCGGGCCTCTTCTGCACCGGGCTTTCGGGCACCCGCTGCAGAAGGATTGTGTCGGATTGCAAAAAAAAGGTGGGATCTCCAGCCGGGGCCAGAGATCCCGAGGCTGCTGCTTATTTGGAGAAGCTGTAAACCTGTTTTGCAAAGTCCGGGGTGATGCGGTCTTCGGCGAGATCCCGCTCGATGGCTGCCTTGGTGCGCCTGGACGGATCGCCATAGCCGCCACCACCCGGGGTGACGATCTCGACGATCTGGCCCGGCTTGAGATCAGCCATGCCCTTGAATTCGGTGCGACCGTCGCCAAAGTCCAGATGGGTCATCTGGCCAGCTTCGCCGCCTTCCAGACCCCATGCGCAGGAGCTGACGCGGGAGGCTTCGACCGAGAAACGGCAGGGCTGTTCAACGCGATAGACGCGCCGAATGCCCATGCCGCCCCGGTACTGTCCACCACCGGCAGAGCCGTCAACCAGCTCGTAGCGCAGAAGGGTAAGCGGATATTCCAGCTCAAGTGCCTCTACGGGCAGGTTGGATGTGTTGGTCAGGTGCACCTGGATGCCGGACAGACCGTCCTTGGACGGGCGGGCGCCGCCGCCACCACCGATGGTTTCCAGATAGACCCAGATGGAGCCGTCTTCACGGATGCCATTGAAGATGGCACCGGTGCAGCAGCCGTTGCCCGCTGCGGCAACCTTGCCCGGAATGGCCTTGGCTAGGGCACCCTGAATGATGTCGGCAACGCGCTGGCAGGCCGCGATTCGGCCTTCAACGGCAGCGGGATGCTTGCAGTTGAGGATCGAGCCTTCCGGTGCTGTGACGGTCAGCGGGCGGGCTAGCCCGGCGTTTGGCAGAATCGTCGGATCAACCACCGCCTTGACCGCATAGTAGCAGGAGGCCAGAAGCGAGGTGTAGATCATGTTGAGACCGCTGCGCACCTGTGGCGGGCCATCAAAGGCGAGGGTCATTTCGTCCCCGGTGACGGTGATGTCGACCGAGAATTCCATACGCTCTTTCCACTGGTTGCTGTCGAAGATGTCCGAGAAAGAATAGGTCCCGTCCGGAATTGCCGCGATACCGGCGCGCATCTTGCGTTCGGCATAGTCCTGCAGCTCTTCGCCAGCGGCCAGAACCTTGTCCGTGCCGTATTTGGCGCAAAGGTCCTGCATGCGCTGGACGCAGAGGCGGTTGGCCGACATCTGGGCGCGCAGGTCGGAGATGCGTTCATGCGGCACCTGACAGTTGAGCAGGAACAGGTTCTGGATGTCCTGCTGCAGCTCGCCCGCCTTGTAGAGACGCACCGGCGGAATGCGGATGCCTTCCTGATAGATGTGCTCGTGGCCAAGGTCGGCGAAGTCGGAATGGTGCGCGGTGTTGACCGCCCAGGCGATCAGCTCGCCGTCGACGAAGATCGGCTCGGCCATCACGATATCGGGCAGATGGGTTGCGCCACCCTCATAGGCATCGTTGCCCATGAACACGTCGCCGGGCTTGATGTCCGCAAGGTCGAAACGCTTCATGATGTTCGGCAGGATGCCGATGAAGCTGCCCAGATGCATCGGGATATGCTCGGCCTGACACAGGGTGTTGCCCTTGTTGTCGAACAGGGCGGTCGAGCAGTCGCGGCGTTCCTTGATGTTGGTCGAATAGGAGGCGCGAACAAGAGCTTCGCCCATCTCTTCCACGA belongs to uncultured Cohaesibacter sp. and includes:
- a CDS encoding SIS domain-containing protein is translated as MNDQVKKTGLEEAIAAVAAREKVTEFYFVACGGSNALLMQGQYIMDREAKGIAAYSYSSAEFLARAPVRLGKNSVVVTCSHSGNTPETIAATRYAREAGALTIAFTHKPESELDEAAEQSIYYEFDPLTVGEKHNAILLVQLVLGSLKELEGNTKFDLAQKAIPTLHDKAEKVKAAHADGAKAWAESYKREPVIYTMSSGSCYSIAYSFAICLLQEMQWVNSAAIHSGEYFHGPFEITDFDTPFIILKTLANSRKMDERALAFAEKYSKRLLVLDAQEFGVEEVAGEAAEYLVPIMFTALLRTYAVALSDSRGHPLSVRRYMWRMEY
- a CDS encoding GntR family transcriptional regulator, with the protein product MSENSNPLAKNAAAPLYEQLKFAIKEMISSRALGPGDAIPTETELCKQYDVSRITVRRAITELEAEGVLEKRHGKGTFVTLPKMETSLLNLGGFSESFALRRYRVEKTILEMSEEAADEDLGARLGIAPSAAVLHISRLITTDGTPMTIESSYFSLDLFPGLMNEIHDDTSLYSLLQTRYGCEVKHAKRVINCRVATPKECGIFRCTSGDIMFEVEKTVYGEDRSVPLQYSKLLTPSARMNLVIEI
- a CDS encoding hydantoinase B/oxoprolinase family protein; translation: MTTIDPITVEVIGSALSSIVEEMGEALVRASYSTNIKERRDCSTALFDNKGNTLCQAEHIPMHLGSFIGILPNIMKRFDLADIKPGDVFMGNDAYEGGATHLPDIVMAEPIFVDGELIAWAVNTAHHSDFADLGHEHIYQEGIRIPPVRLYKAGELQQDIQNLFLLNCQVPHERISDLRAQMSANRLCVQRMQDLCAKYGTDKVLAAGEELQDYAERKMRAGIAAIPDGTYSFSDIFDSNQWKERMEFSVDITVTGDEMTLAFDGPPQVRSGLNMIYTSLLASCYYAVKAVVDPTILPNAGLARPLTVTAPEGSILNCKHPAAVEGRIAACQRVADIIQGALAKAIPGKVAAAGNGCCTGAIFNGIREDGSIWVYLETIGGGGGARPSKDGLSGIQVHLTNTSNLPVEALELEYPLTLLRYELVDGSAGGGQYRGGMGIRRVYRVEQPCRFSVEASRVSSCAWGLEGGEAGQMTHLDFGDGRTEFKGMADLKPGQIVEIVTPGGGGYGDPSRRTKAAIERDLAEDRITPDFAKQVYSFSK